The following are from one region of the Acidobacteriota bacterium genome:
- a CDS encoding carbohydrate-binding family 9-like protein yields MNGFVKTLLMLLLFSSMAAAADQAVIESIRAAQDIALDLDPTSPFWHASSQTFVEKDTQGNVLPRYRTEVRTRWTKDNIYFLFICPYQQLYLKPSPATDRETNQLWNWNVAEVFIGSDFKDIQRYKEFEVSPQAEWIDLDIDLHKPHHEDGWTWNSGFEVKARIDAASHTWYAAMRIPIASIDTRPAVPGNVLRINLFRSEGPPSDQHEVTWQAPMKNTFHVPERFGLIRLVDKRK; encoded by the coding sequence ATGAATGGTTTCGTTAAGACACTGTTGATGTTGCTGCTTTTCTCAAGCATGGCAGCTGCAGCGGATCAGGCGGTGATTGAGAGTATCCGCGCCGCCCAAGATATCGCCTTGGACCTCGATCCCACGTCCCCGTTCTGGCACGCGTCCTCCCAGACTTTCGTAGAGAAAGACACTCAAGGGAACGTTTTGCCCCGGTATCGCACCGAGGTGCGCACGCGATGGACAAAGGACAATATCTACTTCTTATTTATCTGCCCCTACCAGCAACTGTATCTGAAGCCTTCGCCGGCTACGGATCGAGAGACGAACCAGTTGTGGAATTGGAACGTCGCCGAAGTATTTATCGGTTCCGACTTCAAAGATATTCAACGCTACAAAGAATTCGAAGTGTCACCTCAGGCGGAGTGGATCGACCTGGATATCGACCTGCACAAACCGCATCACGAAGACGGGTGGACATGGAATTCAGGATTTGAAGTGAAGGCACGGATCGATGCGGCGTCGCACACATGGTATGCCGCGATGCGTATTCCAATTGCGTCCATCGATACTCGGCCAGCAGTTCCCGGAAACGTGCTTCGCATCAACCTGTTCCGGAGCGAAGGTCCGCCGTCGGACCAACATGAGGTGACCTGGCAGGCTCCGATGAAGAACACCTTTCACGTCCCAGAACGATTTGGCTTGATTCGATTGGTGGACAAGCGGAAATGA